The DNA window CACCGAATACTTCTACAACGAGGTCACGGTGCCGAAGGGCCACGACCCGATCGGCTCCTACTTCATGGCCAACGGCTTCTCGCAGGGCTATTTCGGGATCCAGGTGAATTCGGCCAGCGAACGCCGCGTGCTGTTCTCGGTGTGGGACTCGCCCGCCGGCAAGACCACCTTGCTGAAGAAAGGCCCCGACGTGATCGCGCAGGACTTCGGCGGCGAAGGCACCGGCGGGCAGAGTTTCCTGCGTTACGACTGGAAGCCCGGCCACACCTATCGCTTCATCACCCGCGCACGTCCGGACGGCCAGGGCAACACCCTGTTCTCGGCCTGGTTCGGCACGCCCTGCGTGCTCGGCCGCGGCGATTGCCGGTGGAAATTCATCGCCAGCTGGAAGTACGAAGGCGTCTCCACCTACCAGAAGGGGGTGTACTCCTTCATCGAGTCGTTCAATCCGGACTACGGCTACCTCGACCGCCTGGCCCTGTACGGCAATCAGTGGGCGGTGTCCGCCGACGGTCTGTGGACGGAAGTGAAGTCGGCGCGCTTCACCGTGGATGCGACGGCGCAGAACCGCCAGCGCCTGGACATCACCGGCGGCGCCGTCGCGCCGGCCTTCTATCTGCGCAATACCGGCTTTTTCAGCAGCGCGGCGGCGCCGGGCAGCGTGTTCGCCCGCAGCGCCTCGTGGTTCAAGCCGCGCGTGAACCTGGCGGCGCTGCCCGAATCCGCTCCCTGAGCCGAGCCGAGCAGCGCATCGTCCGGTCGCGTGCCGCAAGAAGAAGCCCCGCGTTCGCGGGGCTTTTTCCTGCGCTGGCGCCTCAGCCGAGGAACAGGTCCGGCAACAACGGCTTGTCCGGATCGACCGCGTAGCGGCCGAAGTCGGCGACGCCGGCCTCGCTCAGCACTTCTTCGTCGATCAGGAAACGGCCGTAGAACCCCTGCGCCGGCCGGATCAGCACCTCGCGCACCGCATCGGCGACGATCTCCGGCTTGCGGCAACGGTCCACCGGAACGCCGGGGATGAGGTTCAAGGCATCGGTGGCGATGATGGTCTTCGGCCAGAGCGCGTTGACCGCGATGCCGCTCGGGCCGAATTCGCCGGCCAGGCCCAGGGTCACGAAGCTCATGCCCATCTTGGCCAGGGTGTAGCCGGTATGCGGCGCCCACCACTTGACGTCCAGGCTCGGCGGCGGCGCCAGGGTCAGGATGTGCGGGTTCGCGGCCTGGCGCAGATACGGCAGGCAGGCCTGGGCGCACAGGAAACTGCCGCGCGCGTTGACCTGCTGCATCAGGTCGAAACGCTTCATCGGCGTGTCCAGGGTGCCGCGCAGCCAGATCGCGCTGGCGTTGTTGACCAGGATGTCGATGCCGCCGAACGCGTCTGCGGTCGCCGCGACCGCGGCCTGGACCTCGTCTTCCTCGCGGATATCGCATTTGAGCGCCAGCGCGCGCCCGCCGGCCGCCTCGACTTCGGCGGCGACGCTGTGGATGGTGCCGGGCAGCTTGGGATTGGCGACCGCCGACTTGGCCGCGATGGCCACGTTGGCGCCGTCGCGCGCCGCGCGCAGCGCGATCTCGCGGCCGATGCCGCGCGAGGCGCCGGTGATGAAGAGAGTTTTGCCTTGGAGGGTCATTGGGGGGCCGGGATTGGAGATTCGGGATTCGGGATTCGCAAGCCGGGATTCGGGATTCGAGAATCGGGATTCGGCAAAGCGGGCTCTTTCACATCCTAATCCCTACGCCAGCGTCTGGACGAGACGAGGAGTCTGCATCGCACCCGTCGCGGGCACGATCGCTCCATCGATCCAGACTCGTCGATCGACGGCAACGATTCAGCCCTCACCCGCAAGCCGGCGAGGGCTCCGCCACCTCGCCTGCGCTCGAGCGAATCCCCAATCCCGAATCCCCAGCCCCGGCTCTCAGGGCTTCGGCCCCTGCCCCTCGTTGTCTTCCCAATGCAGGATTCGGCGGGTGACGAAGCGGTAGACCGGTTTGCCGGTGGCGAACCAGGCCTCGCGCAGCCAGGAGCGGCGCTGGAGCAGGCGGCGCTCTACCGGAGTGAGCGCTTGTGCGCAATAAGTGCGCTTGTGTTTGAGCAGATGGCGCAAATCCTCGCGCGCGAGCAAACGCATCCAGCGCGCGCGCGGATCGCCGCGGGTGGCGAGCTGGAAATCGATGATCGCCGGACGGCCGTCGGCGAGCACCAGCCAGTTGGCTTCCTTGGCCAGGTCGTTGTGCGCCAGGCCGCGCCGGTGCAGCCGCTGCAGCAGCCGCCGGGCCTGACGAAAATAGGCCAGGTCGCCGTGCGGCGGGCGCTGGTACATCGCCGCGCCGTCGAGGTAGCTGCGATCCAGGCAGCGGCCGTCCCAGGCCAACAACTGCGGTGTCGCTTCCAGGCCGTCGACGCGCCGCAGCGCGCGCGCCTCGCGCCGCGCCAGCCACCACGCCGGCAGCCGCAGCCACCACGGCACGCGACCGAGATCGCGCCGCACGAACAGCCCCTGCGGCCCACGCATCAGAGCGATGCGGCCGAAGCTGTCGGCCTTGAGCGCCGCGACTTCGCTGGGCAGGGTGGGGTCTGTGGGCATGGCGGCAAGTGTACTTGTAGCGGGGATTGGGGATTGGGGATTGGGGATTGGGGATTGGGGATTCGGGATTCGGGATTCGCAAAGCCAAGGCCAAAGCCGAGCCCTGGCTCTAGCCGATCCTCAATCCCGAATCCCCAATCCCCGCCGTCCGGTCATCCTCGCCACAGCAGGCCCTGCCTATAATCGGCCGATGGAACCTGCCTGGCTCGAAAGCGCGACCGCATGGATCGCGGCCAATCCCATCGCCGCCGGCATCGTGATCTTTCTGATCGCGTTCTGCGATGCGCTGGTCATCGTCGGCATCGTCGTACCCGCGTTGCCGCTGCTGTTCGCGGTCGGCGCGCTGGTCGGCCTGGGCCACATCAACGGCCCCTATGCCTTGGTCTGTTCGACCCTGGGCGCCTTCGCCGGCGACGGGTTGAGTTACTGGGTCGGCTATCGCTGGGGGCCGACCTTGCGCGAACGCTGGCCGTTCTCGCGTTATCCGCAATGGCTGGACCGCGGCGAGAATCTGTTCCGCCGCCACGGCAGCAAGAGCATCGTGATCGCGCGCTTCGTCGGCGCGGTGCGGCCGTTCGTGCCGGCCATCGCCGGCATGCTGCGCATGCCGATGCGGCGCTATGCGATCCCCAGCCTGCTCGCCTGCGCCGCCTGGTCGGGGCTGTTCCTGGCGCCGGGCTGGATCCTGGGCGCATCCTACGACGCGGTCGCCGCGGTCGCCGACCGGCTGGCGGTGGTGTTGGGCGGCTTGCTGGCCGCCCTGGCCTTGGTCTGGGCCGGCGTGCTCTACACCTGGCGCTGGTTCGCCAACCACGCCGACAACCTGCTCGCGCGCGCGCTGCGCTGGACCCGCGCGCATCCGCGCCTGGGCCGCTACGCCGCGGCGCTGATCGATCCCAACCGGCCGGAGTCGGCCTCGCTGGTGATGCTGGCGGTCTGCCTGCTCGGGATCAGCTGGATCTGGTTCACCCTGCTGGCCACGCTGCTGGCCAGCGGCGGGCCGCTGGCGATCGACCACAGCGTGCACGAGTTCATGTGGACCCTGCGCAATCCGCTCGCCGACCGGCTGATGGCCGGCCTGGCCAGCCTCGGCGATCCGGCCGTGCTGGCGCCGGCGGCGTTGGCGGTGCTGGTCTATCTGGCCTGGCGCCGGCGCTGGATGGCGGCGGCGCATTGGGTCGGCGCGATCGTGTTCGGCCTGGCGCTGACTTCCTTGCTGGAGGCGGCGATCGACATGCCGCGTCCGCCGACCGCGCCGGCCGGCTTCGGCTTCCCTTCGGTCGCGGTGACCATGACCACGATCGTGTTCGGCTTCTTCGCCGTGCTGATCGCGCGCGAGCTGCCGGGCCGGCAGCGGGTCTGGCCGTATTTGTTGGCCGGCGTGGTCACCACCCTGGTCGGCTTCTCGCGCCTGTACCTGGGCGCGCACTGGCCCAGCGACCTGGTCGGCGGCACCTTGTTCGGCATCGTCTGGCTGCTGGTGCTGGGCATCGCCTACCGCCGCCACGTCGCCCGCTCGTTCTGGATGCGGCCGCTGGCGGTGCTGTTCTACACCGTGTTCGCGGCCGCCGCGCTGTGGCATGCGCCGCGTTCGGCCGATGCCTTGCTGGCCAAGTTCGCCGCCGCCCAACCCACCGCGGTGCTCGATGCGCAGGCCTGGTGGCGCAGCGATTGGGCCAGCCTGCCGGCGCAGCGCAACGAGCGCGATGCGCGCGGGCGCTGGCCGCTGGACGTGCAGGTCGCCGGCCCGCTGCCGCCGCTGCGCGCCAGCCTGGAAGCCGCCGGCTGGCGGGTGCAGGAACAGGCCAACTGGCTGTCGACCATCGCCTTGCTCGACGACGACACGCCGGCGCGCGAACAAGCGGTGCTGCCGGCCACCCTCGATGCCCAGGCCGAGGCCCTGCTGATGCTCCGCGACGGCCCCAGCCCGGACCTGCAATACGCGCTGCGCCTGTGGCCGGCGCCGGCGGTGCTCTCCGACGGCACGCCGCTGTGGGTCGGCACGGCGCAGACTTTGCGCCTGACCAAGCCCTTCGATGCCGCGACGCTGTGGCTGCCGCAATCCGACGGCGGCCGCGCCCATGCCGAAGTGCGCAAGGCGCTGACCGGCTTCGTCCTGCTCGAACAAGCGCATCCGAAGAACGGCGCGCCGGTGCTGCGCCTGCGTTCGCAGTACCGGTTGCCGCAAACCGTCGCGCCCGCGCCTTGATCCGGCTGCCGCGCCGAGCGCGGCGGCTCAGTGCAACAGCGTCAGCAGGTGGTCCAGGCGCCGGTGCGGGTCGTCGAGCTGCAGCAGCCATTGCCGCTGCGCCGGCGCCAGCGGCAGCAGTTCGGCCAGGCGCCAGCCGACCCAGGCCGCTTCGTCGCGGCGCGCATGCGGCGCCAGATGGTGCTCGCCGCCGGCCTTCTCCAACAGCCCTTCGAGCAAAGTCGCCAGCAACGAATGCTCCGGACGCAGTTCGTCGTCAGGGTCCGGCGCGCACCATTCGACTTCGGCGACTTGCAGACCGTTGTCGCGCACCCGCA is part of the Lysobacter firmicutimachus genome and encodes:
- a CDS encoding DUF3472 domain-containing protein, yielding MRKAAVWLLLSLSLLSAPSFAQTKTLVPLGGNAFITRPAPAGEELVDDTGLHNWSSDKAVASVYFFTHRVGKVELSLVGALHGATRSTVEVSIGGQRRLAALSGTATSSFHVGSFAIARPGYVKVDLRGVSTDGGYYGDISGLEVSGSAASAGLVFADDPANFYWSRRGPSGHLGFAVPENTEYFYNEVTVPKGHDPIGSYFMANGFSQGYFGIQVNSASERRVLFSVWDSPAGKTTLLKKGPDVIAQDFGGEGTGGQSFLRYDWKPGHTYRFITRARPDGQGNTLFSAWFGTPCVLGRGDCRWKFIASWKYEGVSTYQKGVYSFIESFNPDYGYLDRLALYGNQWAVSADGLWTEVKSARFTVDATAQNRQRLDITGGAVAPAFYLRNTGFFSSAAAPGSVFARSASWFKPRVNLAALPESAP
- a CDS encoding LON peptidase substrate-binding domain-containing protein, which translates into the protein MSADREPLGLFPLHTVLVPGASIGLRVFERRYLDLIRDCGREGRGFGVCLIMEGQETGAPATAAAFGTEALIEDFGTGDDGLLLLRVRGARRFHAGRVRVRDNGLQVAEVEWCAPDPDDELRPEHSLLATLLEGLLEKAGGEHHLAPHARRDEAAWVGWRLAELLPLAPAQRQWLLQLDDPHRRLDHLLTLLH
- a CDS encoding serine/threonine protein kinase; protein product: MPTDPTLPSEVAALKADSFGRIALMRGPQGLFVRRDLGRVPWWLRLPAWWLARREARALRRVDGLEATPQLLAWDGRCLDRSYLDGAAMYQRPPHGDLAYFRQARRLLQRLHRRGLAHNDLAKEANWLVLADGRPAIIDFQLATRGDPRARWMRLLAREDLRHLLKHKRTYCAQALTPVERRLLQRRSWLREAWFATGKPVYRFVTRRILHWEDNEGQGPKP
- a CDS encoding bifunctional DedA family/phosphatase PAP2 family protein, translated to MEPAWLESATAWIAANPIAAGIVIFLIAFCDALVIVGIVVPALPLLFAVGALVGLGHINGPYALVCSTLGAFAGDGLSYWVGYRWGPTLRERWPFSRYPQWLDRGENLFRRHGSKSIVIARFVGAVRPFVPAIAGMLRMPMRRYAIPSLLACAAWSGLFLAPGWILGASYDAVAAVADRLAVVLGGLLAALALVWAGVLYTWRWFANHADNLLARALRWTRAHPRLGRYAAALIDPNRPESASLVMLAVCLLGISWIWFTLLATLLASGGPLAIDHSVHEFMWTLRNPLADRLMAGLASLGDPAVLAPAALAVLVYLAWRRRWMAAAHWVGAIVFGLALTSLLEAAIDMPRPPTAPAGFGFPSVAVTMTTIVFGFFAVLIARELPGRQRVWPYLLAGVVTTLVGFSRLYLGAHWPSDLVGGTLFGIVWLLVLGIAYRRHVARSFWMRPLAVLFYTVFAAAALWHAPRSADALLAKFAAAQPTAVLDAQAWWRSDWASLPAQRNERDARGRWPLDVQVAGPLPPLRASLEAAGWRVQEQANWLSTIALLDDDTPAREQAVLPATLDAQAEALLMLRDGPSPDLQYALRLWPAPAVLSDGTPLWVGTAQTLRLTKPFDAATLWLPQSDGGRAHAEVRKALTGFVLLEQAHPKNGAPVLRLRSQYRLPQTVAPAP
- a CDS encoding SDR family oxidoreductase — encoded protein: MTLQGKTLFITGASRGIGREIALRAARDGANVAIAAKSAVANPKLPGTIHSVAAEVEAAGGRALALKCDIREEDEVQAAVAATADAFGGIDILVNNASAIWLRGTLDTPMKRFDLMQQVNARGSFLCAQACLPYLRQAANPHILTLAPPPSLDVKWWAPHTGYTLAKMGMSFVTLGLAGEFGPSGIAVNALWPKTIIATDALNLIPGVPVDRCRKPEIVADAVREVLIRPAQGFYGRFLIDEEVLSEAGVADFGRYAVDPDKPLLPDLFLG